Genomic DNA from Shouchella patagoniensis:
GTATTCAAGTGAATCGAGCGTCTGCCCTTTTTTTCCGATCAACCGTCCTTGATCCGTTTCATTTACACTCAAAAGGTTATACTTTAGGTCTTTCCCTTTTTTCTGTTCATCTAACTCAACTTCAATACCCATTAAAGATATTGTTTCTTTTAGGAAAGTACTGGCAACCATAGCAGAATTGGGCTTAACTCGAACTTCAATGACTGCTGGTTTTACACCAAATATACCTAGGAATCCTTTGTTTGGCTGTTCCACTACATCATAGACTAACTGTTCCCGCTCGACATTTAAATCATTCATTGCCTTTGCAACAGCTTCTTCGATCGTTCGGCCTTTTACCATATGAGTTGCCATCTGCTTTCCCCTTCCTTATTTCCGCTTTTTCTTCTTGCCTTTTTTCTTCTTATTATTGGTCTTTTTTAATTTACCCTTTTGTCCACCTTGATTAACCGTAAGTGAGGACTCTAGACCTCTTTTACCTGCATTTGGACCTGTAATAAAGTAAGTTTGGGTAATCATGAAAATATTCCCGACAACCCAGTACAAAATAACAGCCGCTGGAAGAAATGCGCCAATAACTAAAATCATAATTGGCATCATATATAACAAAATCTTCATCTGTGGATTGTTTTGTACCATCATCATCTTTTGCTGAAAATACGTTAAAATACAGGCCAATACCGGTAAGATGAAGAATGGATCAGCTACGTTTAACTCAAACCATAAAAACCGTTCACCCTCAAAATTAGGTGTTCTCATGATGGCATGATAAATCGCCAAGAAAATTGGCATTTGGATAAGTATCGGCAAACATCCCGCAAAAGGATTCACTTTATGTTCTGCAAACATCTTTTGCATTTCTTCATTAAGTTTCACTCTTGTATTTTGATCTTTTGCGCTATATGTTTCTCTTAGTTTTTGCATCTCTGGTTGCAATTGCTGCATTG
This window encodes:
- the jag gene encoding RNA-binding cell elongation regulator Jag/EloR, whose amino-acid sequence is MATHMVKGRTIEEAVAKAMNDLNVEREQLVYDVVEQPNKGFLGIFGVKPAVIEVRVKPNSAMVASTFLKETISLMGIEVELDEQKKGKDLKYNLLSVNETDQGRLIGKKGQTLDSLEYLANLAVVQAGTVDFARIHLDAGGYRKKREETLRELAVRVSKKAQQSQESVVLEPMPARERKVIHTALANEKGVKTESKGAGQKRHVVVDPS
- the yidC gene encoding membrane protein insertase YidC, with the translated sequence MASTLLFLSGCFSINEPVTAESSGIWNSFFVYPLSQLIIIIAGWVSSYGVAIIVVTILFRALLMPLMIKQTKSTKAMQQLQPEMQKLRETYSAKDQNTRVKLNEEMQKMFAEHKVNPFAGCLPILIQMPIFLAIYHAIMRTPNFEGERFLWFELNVADPFFILPVLACILTYFQQKMMMVQNNPQMKILLYMMPIMILVIGAFLPAAVILYWVVGNIFMITQTYFITGPNAGKRGLESSLTVNQGGQKGKLKKTNNKKKKGKKKKRK